One genomic segment of Caballeronia sp. TF1N1 includes these proteins:
- a CDS encoding CvpA family protein — translation MFTSFDYAVLAVIGLSALRGMWRGFLAEAFGLVGWVAAILIAGRFVSVVVPYIPSTWPGGALTQWLVAFLLVVAAVLLLSSVLSALLTRITEVTGLRGVDRSLGLLFGLARGAILVVILVALAGLTELPQKDFWRNALLAPMAEQGVRELKPLLPATLAAYVRVAPAPDAGDAARNVAQ, via the coding sequence ATGTTCACCAGTTTCGACTATGCCGTGCTCGCCGTGATCGGCCTGTCAGCCCTGCGCGGCATGTGGCGCGGCTTTCTGGCCGAAGCGTTCGGTCTCGTCGGCTGGGTGGCGGCTATCTTGATTGCAGGGCGCTTCGTCAGCGTCGTCGTGCCGTACATACCGTCCACGTGGCCGGGCGGTGCATTGACGCAATGGCTCGTGGCGTTCCTGCTCGTGGTGGCGGCCGTGCTGCTTCTGTCGAGCGTGCTGTCCGCGCTCCTGACGCGCATCACCGAAGTCACCGGCCTGCGCGGTGTCGACCGCTCGCTGGGTTTGCTGTTCGGCCTCGCCAGAGGGGCTATATTGGTAGTCATCCTGGTCGCCCTGGCGGGCTTGACCGAACTGCCGCAGAAAGATTTTTGGCGCAATGCGCTGCTCGCGCCCATGGCCGAGCAAGGCGTGCGTGAACTGAAACCGCTGCTCCCCGCTACGCTTGCCGCGTATGTGCGTGTCGCCCCGGCCCCCGATGCCGGCGACGCGGCGCGAAACGTCGCACAATAG
- a CDS encoding SPOR domain-containing protein, which produces MGLFSFGKKDDSGRDAYSDSPRGTRHTVRTERRTRRPERTDADAMMLDPTLPEKQRARRRLVGAIALVLAAVIVLPMVLDSRPKPVTDDISIDIPSRPAPAVKQSREATDADTQAGVAHDGPAATSNGVAAGVAQPDAQTPAPVQQQAQVKPEAKSPAPASQPAKTQAAKPQPVAPAEEANTAANAPSSPSSPAGSRFVLQIGTFDDETAAQNWVNKLKAAGVPAYLEHRKQTDGSTRALLRAGPFADRTAASAALQKVRQAGLAGGKRPAN; this is translated from the coding sequence ATGGGACTTTTCTCGTTCGGCAAGAAAGACGACTCCGGTCGCGACGCTTATTCCGACTCACCGCGCGGCACGCGTCATACCGTCCGCACGGAACGCCGCACGCGCCGCCCCGAGCGCACCGACGCCGACGCGATGATGCTCGACCCCACGCTGCCCGAAAAGCAGCGTGCCCGGCGCAGGCTGGTCGGCGCAATCGCGCTTGTGCTGGCCGCGGTCATCGTTCTGCCCATGGTGCTGGACTCGCGCCCGAAGCCCGTCACCGACGATATCTCCATCGATATTCCAAGCCGCCCCGCGCCTGCCGTGAAGCAATCGCGCGAAGCCACCGATGCCGACACGCAAGCCGGCGTCGCGCATGACGGCCCCGCGGCGACATCGAACGGCGTGGCGGCGGGCGTAGCGCAGCCCGACGCGCAAACGCCGGCGCCAGTTCAGCAACAGGCGCAGGTCAAACCGGAGGCAAAGTCCCCGGCACCCGCGAGCCAGCCCGCAAAAACCCAGGCGGCCAAGCCGCAGCCGGTCGCGCCCGCCGAAGAAGCCAATACCGCCGCCAACGCACCGAGCTCGCCTTCGTCGCCGGCCGGCAGCCGCTTCGTGCTGCAAATCGGCACCTTCGACGACGAAACCGCCGCGCAAAACTGGGTCAACAAGTTGAAAGCGGCCGGTGTGCCCGCATATCTCGAACATCGCAAGCAAACGGACGGCTCCACGCGCGCTCTGTTGCGCGCAGGACCGTTTGCGGATCGCACGGCGGCATCGGCGGCGCTTCAGAAGGTGCGGCAAGCCGGACTTGCCGGTGGCAAGCGGCCAGCGAACTGA
- a CDS encoding AraC family transcriptional regulator: MNAPVHRPGISLRRYEAVQATDEHDFHQIVLGFDGAMGMAVDGRESHIDRHRAWIIPAHARHEYWAEGVNRQLVLDLPATSVAVPERFFERARTVNLDSAMTQLVADIALNAGIHDGRFAWQAAAHLCGALMADAGASVVAEARGLDFARIDRWLRLHLSEPLRIADLAAHCGFGMRRFHQLFSEAFGETPHRYLHRLRLDTALALLADPRAALSDIALDVGFADQSAFTHAFSKRFGIAPGLWRNGLRAPDPRQH, encoded by the coding sequence ATGAACGCGCCAGTTCATCGTCCAGGCATTTCGCTGCGCCGCTATGAAGCGGTGCAAGCGACAGACGAGCACGACTTCCATCAGATCGTGCTCGGCTTCGACGGCGCAATGGGCATGGCGGTGGACGGGCGCGAGTCGCATATCGACCGGCATCGCGCGTGGATCATTCCGGCTCACGCGCGGCATGAATACTGGGCCGAGGGCGTGAATCGCCAACTCGTGCTCGATCTTCCGGCGACGTCGGTGGCGGTGCCCGAGCGCTTTTTCGAACGCGCTCGCACTGTCAATCTCGATTCCGCGATGACGCAGCTCGTCGCCGATATCGCGCTGAATGCAGGCATTCACGATGGCCGCTTCGCCTGGCAAGCCGCCGCGCATCTGTGCGGCGCGTTGATGGCCGACGCGGGCGCATCCGTCGTGGCCGAAGCGCGTGGCCTCGACTTCGCGCGCATCGACCGATGGCTGCGGCTGCATTTGTCGGAGCCGCTGCGCATTGCCGATCTCGCCGCACACTGCGGCTTCGGCATGCGGCGCTTTCATCAGCTATTCAGCGAGGCGTTTGGCGAGACGCCGCATCGCTATCTGCATCGCTTGCGGCTCGATACCGCGCTTGCGTTGCTTGCCGATCCGCGCGCCGCGTTGTCGGACATTGCGCTCGATGTCGGTTTCGCCGATCAAAGCGCGTTCACGCATGCGTTCTCGAAGCGCTTCGGCATAGCGCCTGGTCTCTGGCGCAATGGCCTGAGAGCGCCTGATCCGCGTCAGCATTGA
- the folC gene encoding bifunctional tetrahydrofolate synthase/dihydrofolate synthase yields MNTFPTLDAWLAHLEAAHPVGIDMGLARIGRVKEALGLSFACPVITVGGTNGKGSTCAIIETILLRAGYRVGCHTSPHLLSFNERARVDGVEASDAELLQHFEAVEKARASLAEPVSLTYFEFTTLAILHLFASRTLDAVVLEVGLGGRLDAVNIVDTDCAVITSIDIDHTDYLGDTREKIGFEKAGIFRSGKPAICGDPTPPQSLIDHAEAIGADLWLVGRDFRYEAQPGNERQQWSYIGRAQRRSALAYPALRGANQLINTSAALAALEALRDRLAVSAQDIRLGLANVELPGRFQVLPGKPQIILDVAHNPHAAAVLGQNLGNMGYFPYTYAVFGAMGDKDIEGIVNQLKGEVDHWNVSALPTPRAASTDRLAKVLRDAGVNEGPDSSVSQFDTPAEAFRDALSRASENDRILVFGSFYTVAGVMAYRKSQHH; encoded by the coding sequence ATGAACACTTTCCCCACCCTCGACGCCTGGCTCGCTCATCTCGAAGCGGCGCATCCGGTCGGTATCGACATGGGTCTCGCGCGCATCGGTCGCGTGAAGGAAGCGCTCGGGCTTTCCTTCGCCTGCCCGGTCATCACCGTCGGCGGCACGAATGGCAAGGGCTCGACGTGCGCGATCATCGAAACCATTTTGTTGCGCGCGGGTTATCGCGTGGGCTGTCACACGTCGCCGCATCTGCTTTCGTTCAACGAGCGGGCGCGCGTCGATGGCGTCGAGGCAAGTGACGCCGAGTTGCTGCAGCATTTCGAGGCCGTGGAAAAAGCGCGCGCGAGTCTCGCCGAGCCGGTCTCGCTGACTTATTTCGAATTCACGACGCTCGCGATCCTGCATCTCTTCGCCTCGCGCACACTAGACGCCGTGGTTCTCGAAGTCGGGCTCGGCGGGCGGCTGGACGCGGTCAATATCGTCGATACGGACTGCGCGGTGATCACGAGTATCGACATCGATCACACGGATTATCTCGGCGATACGCGCGAGAAAATCGGCTTCGAGAAGGCGGGCATTTTCCGCTCGGGCAAGCCCGCGATTTGCGGCGACCCAACGCCGCCGCAAAGCCTGATCGATCATGCCGAGGCGATCGGCGCGGATTTGTGGCTCGTGGGCCGCGATTTCCGCTACGAGGCGCAGCCGGGCAACGAGCGCCAGCAGTGGAGCTACATCGGACGCGCACAACGGCGTTCCGCGCTGGCTTACCCGGCGTTGCGGGGCGCGAATCAGCTCATCAATACGTCGGCCGCGCTGGCGGCGCTCGAAGCGCTGCGCGACCGTCTGGCCGTGTCGGCGCAGGATATCCGGCTGGGCCTGGCGAACGTCGAGTTGCCGGGGCGCTTTCAGGTGCTGCCGGGCAAACCGCAGATCATTTTGGATGTCGCGCACAATCCGCACGCCGCCGCCGTGCTCGGTCAGAATCTCGGCAACATGGGCTACTTTCCGTACACCTACGCGGTGTTCGGCGCAATGGGCGACAAAGACATCGAAGGCATCGTCAATCAGCTCAAGGGCGAGGTCGATCACTGGAACGTGAGCGCGTTGCCTACTCCGCGCGCTGCGTCGACCGACCGCCTGGCCAAGGTTTTGCGCGATGCCGGTGTCAACGAAGGCCCCGACAGCAGCGTTTCACAATTCGACACACCGGCCGAAGCATTTCGAGATGCGTTAAGTCGTGCGTCCGAAAATGATAGAATTTTGGTTTTCGGCAGTTTCTACACGGTTGCCGGCGTCATGGCATACCGGAAATCGCAGCATCACTGA
- a CDS encoding FKBP-type peptidyl-prolyl cis-trans isomerase, whose product MAQVTTDSGLKYEDIAVGEGAEAVAGKTVSVHYTGWLTDGQKFDSSKDRNDPFAFVLGGGMVIKGWDEGVQGMKVGGTRRLTIPPQLGYGARGAGGVIPPNATLVFEVELLDV is encoded by the coding sequence ATGGCGCAAGTCACGACCGATTCCGGCCTCAAATACGAAGACATCGCTGTTGGCGAAGGCGCCGAAGCCGTCGCGGGCAAGACGGTGAGCGTGCACTACACGGGCTGGCTGACCGACGGACAGAAGTTCGATTCGAGCAAGGACCGCAACGACCCGTTCGCCTTCGTGCTGGGCGGCGGCATGGTCATCAAGGGCTGGGACGAAGGCGTGCAAGGCATGAAAGTGGGCGGCACGCGCCGTCTCACCATTCCGCCGCAACTCGGCTACGGCGCGCGTGGCGCGGGCGGCGTCATTCCGCCGAACGCCACGCTCGTGTTCGAAGTGGAACTGCTCGACGTCTGA
- the purF gene encoding amidophosphoribosyltransferase translates to MCGIVGVVSQSPVNQLIYDSLLLLQHRGQDAAGIATANGNNFHMHKANGMVRDVFRTRNMRSLPGTVGIGQVRYPTAGSASSEEEAQPFYVNAPFGIILAHNGNLTNWTQLKDEMFRIDRRHINTASDTEVLLNVFAHELQLASSGLQLDAAALWKAVAGVHRRVKGSYAIVSLIAGYGLVAFRDPFGIRPLVLGKLETATGVEWMVASESVAVEGVGFEFVRDVEPGEAIFIDAEGNLHSHQCAEKPTLNPCIFELVYLARPDSCLDGVPVYNARLRMGDYLAEKIKRVLPDVPIDVVMPIPDSSRPAAMQVAAKLGVEYREGFFKNRYVGRTFIMPGQAVRKKSVRQKLNAMAIEFKGKNVLIVDDSIVRGTTSHEIVQMARDAGANKVIFASAAPPVKFPNVYGIDMPTRGELVAHGRSDEEVARMIGADYLVYQDVADLKSAIRDINPELQEFEASCFDGNYITGDITTEYLDRIESARLAPQSQSDRDNASDVQEGDVARSQLHLQLSVE, encoded by the coding sequence ATGTGCGGCATCGTAGGTGTAGTTTCCCAAAGTCCCGTCAATCAGCTGATCTATGACAGCTTGCTGCTTCTGCAGCATCGCGGCCAGGACGCAGCGGGCATCGCCACGGCGAACGGCAACAACTTCCACATGCACAAAGCCAATGGCATGGTGCGCGACGTGTTCCGCACGCGCAACATGCGCAGCCTGCCGGGTACGGTCGGCATCGGGCAAGTGCGTTATCCGACGGCGGGTTCCGCATCGAGCGAGGAAGAAGCGCAACCGTTCTACGTGAACGCGCCGTTCGGGATCATCCTCGCGCACAACGGCAATCTGACCAACTGGACGCAGTTGAAGGACGAGATGTTCCGCATCGATCGCCGGCACATCAACACGGCGTCGGACACGGAAGTCCTTCTCAACGTCTTCGCGCATGAACTGCAGCTCGCGAGTTCGGGCTTGCAACTCGACGCCGCCGCGCTCTGGAAGGCGGTTGCGGGCGTGCATCGGCGGGTGAAGGGTTCTTATGCGATCGTCTCGCTGATCGCGGGCTACGGGCTCGTTGCGTTCCGCGATCCGTTCGGCATTCGTCCGCTCGTACTCGGCAAGCTGGAAACCGCGACGGGCGTGGAATGGATGGTGGCGTCGGAATCGGTGGCGGTGGAAGGCGTGGGCTTCGAGTTCGTGCGCGATGTCGAGCCGGGCGAAGCCATCTTCATCGACGCGGAAGGCAACCTCCACAGTCATCAATGCGCCGAAAAACCGACGCTCAACCCATGCATCTTCGAACTCGTGTATCTCGCGCGTCCGGATTCGTGCCTCGACGGCGTGCCCGTCTACAACGCGCGTCTGCGCATGGGTGACTATCTCGCCGAGAAGATCAAGCGCGTGCTGCCGGACGTGCCTATCGACGTGGTCATGCCCATTCCCGATTCCTCGCGTCCCGCCGCCATGCAAGTGGCCGCGAAGCTCGGCGTGGAGTATCGCGAAGGCTTCTTCAAGAATCGCTACGTGGGCCGCACCTTCATCATGCCGGGCCAGGCGGTGCGTAAGAAGTCGGTGCGCCAGAAGCTCAATGCCATGGCCATCGAGTTCAAAGGCAAGAACGTGCTGATCGTCGACGACTCAATCGTGCGCGGCACGACCTCGCATGAAATCGTGCAGATGGCACGTGACGCCGGCGCAAACAAGGTGATCTTCGCGTCCGCCGCGCCGCCGGTTAAATTCCCTAACGTGTATGGCATCGACATGCCCACGCGCGGTGAACTCGTGGCGCACGGCCGCAGCGACGAAGAAGTCGCGCGCATGATCGGCGCGGATTATCTCGTCTATCAGGACGTGGCCGACCTTAAAAGCGCGATCCGTGACATCAACCCTGAGTTGCAGGAGTTCGAGGCTTCGTGCTTCGACGGCAACTACATCACCGGCGACATCACGACCGAGTATCTCGACCGGATCGAATCGGCGCGTCTTGCGCCGCAATCGCAGTCGGATCGCGACAATGCAAGCGACGTGCAAGAGGGCGACGTCGCGCGCTCGCAGTTGCATCTGCAACTGTCGGTGGAATGA